gaaaattaggaaagcgaaccaagtccgaagaagaagaaaccagtgattcagattagggaggtgtaatcatgttgtgtattatatgtattatagtgtgcttgtacttctatcctctatgtaaaaaattgcttgtattgtttgttaattatcttttataaatctaatctgatcaatcctagattatccaattacggttaatcaaggattgagtgcaatgagggggtataatggatgtcgattatggttttgggaccttattgtcatatttcgttaagtgctaaatgatcaacaaccatgtcccggtcttcgtaaattaccttaaccaaataatgatttagtctcaggcaaagtcacgagagaaatcaatatggctagggtaacccttccagaatcaacaaccttaaatgagaggccaagctccctatttataggtccaggagttacgcggaagtaagactatgcgggcacttaggcattccgcacaaaTACTGCGAGAAGCCTTCGAACTCTTTAATGTTCTGCGCAATCCTACCGCATTCACACCGCGGTTCAGTTGTCTTGTGCTTTCGCCTTCAAATGGCCTTTcgcactaaaaatatatatacatatacataagtatgtatatgatcaagtccccccagtttattgtgttacattttcGCAGAAAAAGTAAGACAATAAACTCTTAAAAAAGAAAAAGTTATAGTTTGTCCTTTTGTGCATACGATGCACGCACTTCAGTGAGACATAAAAGTGTTATTATTTTTCACAACGGCTATTGTTGTATTTGCTGAGTTTTTATCTATGTATATAGTCGTTAAGGGATTATACCGTTGAAATTATATTTTCCTCCATATATATAGAAGTTGATTATCATTTTTTTCCATCATACTTTCTCTCTCCGTTATATTGATTCATTCACACAAACAACTTTCACATTTACTCATCATCATCATGATGAGGGTTTCTGAAATTGAAAAGAAAGATGACACAAAAGCATTTCTCGCAGAGAGGCTTAAGAGCCCCGAGTCAAAATCATCATCAAAGGCTGCACAAAAATCTCCTACCACCAGCCCTCAACAAACAACAAGGACTCCCAGCAAACGACCCGCTACCTCTCCACTTACAGGATCCGGGAAGAAGTTTACGCGGTCTAGCTCAGTTGTTCCACTTGCATATGAGACTGGTAATGCTTATCGTGacatattataatttgtatttccaATAACACCTACAGTGTTCTGTCATTttaatatttcttccttcatttatATTCCTTATACATGTTGCAGCAGAGACATCCATTACTCCACCACCATCTACACATGCTAGTTCTCCACCAACCTTCGACTTATCCAAATATGAAGACATCTGGCGCACTCCTCCCAGCGCAATAAAGTCAATCAAAATAGATGGCCTGCAGGGTTATCTATGTGCCTCTCCAGAAGCTGCACTGGACCAAAGGCAACATATGAAGCTTGCCCTTCCCCATGATCTACGCTCTAAACTTAGCAAACTTTCATACCGCGACTCATTCAACTGTTTCGCGCAAAACTTCTATATGACACTTGCATCTGCATATGATGCAATGTCCCGACAAGAGAAGTTTTCTGAAGTTTTAAAGAAAGAATAAACCAAGCACGCAATCACACAGTCCCAACTCTCTTCCATCACCACGGAATTGCAAACAACAAAAAATTCCGTGGATGATTTAAAAAAGCAAGCAATTGAAATGGACAACCTTCAAGTCACGCATGATACAATGAAAAACAAACTCTTGCAAACCCAAACGGAACTAATAGCAGCCTTATCCGCAAAAGCAATCGCAGAATCTAGCTTTGCGAAACTCCGCGAACATTTTCCTGAACTTGGGCAAAAAATCATGGATTCTACGGACGTTTCACAGAAATTTGATATTTATGTGACTGCGCTACAACAACTTGAGCGAGTAAAATTTCTTCAGGAGGTTGGAAAGATTGCTGTTCTTCCGGAGCCAATGCCGGAGTATATTGAGAAATTAACCTGCCCTATCGAAGAAGCAGAAGATATGGTCGCATTGGCTAGGGAAGGAATCCGCGTTATCCCTATTCCAAAATTAGAAGCTATAAGTCAAAACAAGGATTCTCCCGTCGAAGACATCATTAGTTTAGACTTAACTACCAAGGAATAGGTTTTCGCATTATGTAAGCGCTTTTATAAGCGCGTTTTAATGATATGATTTGCTGTACCTTCTGCGGAActtataataaaattttatttatcaattgcaattgcctttatttatatagcgctttgatTATATCATTCATAATTACTAgtattgtcctttgcaatttcattgtttattattgtgcacataacaaacaacTACTTTATGCGTAACAACCTATATGCACGTGCTATTctgcacattatgaatcttctaagtccgccgaaacgatccttaggcaaaaaTTTGTGTTTattgcgaagcatccaagtatggCTAGATCTAATACTTTGGGAGAAAGTTAACAAACTGAATTCCTTTCGCATACACGTCAAATTGTGTTCATTTAGCATCAGGTGGTCTTCTCCATCACTTGTTTGATTTCAATTATGGTTGTATTAAACGCGTTGTACTTTGAAATTACGCATAGACATACAATCATTATGATGAACAAAAATCTTTAGTTTTATTCATTTTACACAATATTGCAAACTTATTTGCTACACACATTAACATGAATCACTAGAATGCACATAAAATTTCGCATACTTTTGTTATTTACATATAAATAATATCGTTTCAACAAAGTAGCATGCCACGCGTTAAGTATATTGCGCCCTTCAATGTCTTGGAGTTTATAAGTGCCTGATGCATTAATTCCCACTATCTGGTATGGTCCCTCCCAATTGGGTCCCAACTTCCCTTGTTTCTCAGTACGACTTGCTTCATTATTACGCAAAACTCATTCTCCAACATGAAAGGCTAACGCGCGCACCTTcttgttataatacttagcaatttgctgcttattattTGCCTCACGTATTGCGGCCATAAGCCTGCGTTCTTCAATGAAATTTAGATTTTCACAAATGCCTTCCGCATTCGCACTTTCATTAAAATTAGCAACTCTGTGCATTTCAACAAAGATTTCTGCGGGGATCATTGCTTCGGAACCATATACTAGGCTAAAAGGTGTTTCGCCTGTACTTTTCTTGAAAGTAGTGCGATGACCCATAGTACAATTGAAAGTTCATCAACCCATCCATTCCGCTTTTCATTCAAACGTTTTTTAATACCGCTAACAATGTCGCGGTTAGTGACTTCGCACAATCCATTTGCTTGCGGATGTGCCACAGATGTGAATCTTTGAATTATATTTAGTTCCGCACACCAACTTAAAAATGGATCTTTTGCAATCTGCACTCCATTATCACTTACAAGTTCCCACGGAATACCAAATCTACAtacaatgtattcccatacaaaattccgcactTGCACTCCAGTTATTGTGTGTAAGGCCGGCCTCCACCCATTTAGTGAAATAATCAATAGCTACAATCAGGAACTTTACATTTCCTGCACCTGGTGGAAAGGGTCCCACAATATCGATGGCCCATTTATAAAATGGCCATGGTGAATCAATTGGAATCATATCATGTCGTGGTTTGCGATTCTGCGGTGCATGTCTTTGACAACTTTTACACCGCTTAACAATTTACGCAACATCACGATATAGAGTAGGCCAGAAATAGCCCATACGCATTATCTTGCCAGCAATAGTTTTATATCCTGAGTGAAGAGCACAAGATCCACTATGCACCTCTTCAACAATGGTTGCAGCTTCTGCGGGTCCCACACACCACATTAATGGTCCCAAATATGATTTACGATATAACACATTATTTTCAAGTACATACATGGGTGCTCTTTCGCGTACTAAACGAGCCTCCTTTTTATCTTCTGGCAACGTACCATTTCACAGATAATTGACAATAGGATCCATCCAATTTGGTCCAACTTCTTCTATAACCGCAACAAATAAATTTCCATCAATGGACTTATTAGGAAGTTCTTCCACCCACACCTGTTTTTGAAAGTGCGAAAACGCTAATGCAGCAAGTTTGCTTAACGCGTCTGCTTTTTTATTTTGACTTCTCGACACTTGTGATAATTCAAAGAACTCAAACTTTTCTGCAGATTCCTTTACAAGTTTCAAATACTTCTGCATGGACAACTCATGTGCTTCAAAAGAGCCATTGAATTGATTTGCCACCAGTTGTGAATCAACATATGCGCGCAGCTGCGTTATATTCATCTTACATGCCAAATTCAATCCCGCAAGCAACGCTTCATATTCAGCCTCAttgtttgtcacatcaaaattaaagcTCAGTGCGTACGTGTGCTCTTCGCCACTTGAATTTGTCAACACTAGCCCCGCACCTGCCCCTTCAATACATGAGGCACCGTCTGTATATAAATCCCAAATCTCATGCGAAGGTGGCGTTAATTGCGTTCTATCATGGATCACCTCTAATTCACCCGTCATTTCTGCGAGGTAATCTGCCAAAACTTGCTCCTTTACGGATGTACGCGGTATATATGATATTTCTAATGCTCCAAGCTCAATCGCCCATTGGGCAAGTCTTCCAGATACCGCAGGTTTGTTCAACACATTTTTAACCGGCAAATCAGTTAAAACATGTATTGGATGACCTTGAAAGTATCTGCACAATCGCCGTGAAGTTAAAACTAACGCGTAAATAAATTTTTCTATCGGCGCATAATTTATTTCACTTCCCGCAAGCGCCTTGCTAACAAAATAGACTAGCTTTTGAACTTTATTCCTTTCCGCGATAAGTACTGAGCCAAATGCTTCATTCGCGACCGAATTGTAAAGATATAATATTTCACCATCAACAGGCGCAATCAATGTAGGTAATGCAGCAAGCAATTGCTTCATTTCTTGAAATGCCTTATCAACCTCTTCAGTCCATACAAAGTTCTTCTACTTTAAACATCCTTTAAGAGTGCGAAAGAAAGGCAACTGTCATTCCGCGGCCTTCGAAAGAAATCTAGTTAAAGCCGCGATTTTTCCAGTTAGACTTTGCACTTCTTTAACGGTTTTAGGCGCGGTCATGTTTTCTATTGCGGCAATTTTCTTAGGATTTGCTTGTATGCCCTGCTCAGTGACATAGTATCCCAGAAACTTGCCTTCCCTTTCTCCGAAACTGAACTTAGACGGATTCAACTTCATGTTTATTTTCCGCAAACTTTCAAATGTTTCTTGCATATCTACCAAAATACTTTCTTGCATTTTACTTTTTATAACAaggtcatcaacataagcttccaGATTGCGGCATATCTGACCTTCAAATGCTTTATCAATTAACCGCTGATAAGTGGCTCCCGCATTctttaaaccaaaaggcattttgATATAACAATAAATGCCTTTTCCAGTATGGAATGCGGTTTTATCTTCATCTTCCAACGCCATTGGTATTTGATGGTATCCTTTTGCGGCATCCAAAAAGCATTTGTAAGGATAATCATGCAAAGATTCCACTTTAAGATCAATTTCAGGAAGCGGATAGTTGTCCTTCGGACAAGCTTTATTTATGTCCTTGAAATCTATACATATCCTCCACGAACCATCTggttttttttttaccaaaacaggatttgcaacccatgtttgatattttacttCGCGCAATATTCCCGCATTGACCAATTTAGCAACTTCCGCAGACAACCACTTCATGCGGTCTAGAGCCATTCCTCTGTGCTTTTGTACAATAGGTTTTAACGCAGGATTGGCATTTAATCTATGCTCTGCAACATTACACGGAACTCCGGTCATATCTTGCTCACTCCAAGCAAATACATCCATATACGCGACCAGCAACTGcacaatcttctttcttatttttgCATTCAACTTGGTCCCAATTTTAATTTTTTGATCAACATACTTAGGATTTATAACAACCATATTATCATCTTCAATTTTATGCAGAACAATTGCATCTTTCGTGCTTATAGCCGCACAAATTGATGGCATAGCCATAGAATATATCGTTGCCACACCCCTGCAGGTAGTAAATTTGACCATTCTGGGTATTGTAGATGGCACTATGCCAAGCCTCCGCAACGCAGATCTTCCCAATAACATGTTATAACGCAAAGCAGCgcatataacataaaaatctaatcgcGCTTGCCTTGTCAATATCGCGGTCGGTTTTAGTTCCACCTTGATGCATTCTGGCAATTGGCGAAAACATTGCTCGTATATCAAATCAATACTACTGCCAGTATCAACATGAATTTTCATGATTATGATCCCTGTATTCGCAATTTTACACGATATTACCAACGGCATGTCATTCATTTCGCGACTTTGCTCAAATGGAAATGTAATGGGCGCGAATTGCCATTTTTCAAACATTTCTACTACTTGTCGCTTTTTAAATCCTTTTTTCTTATGTATTGTGCTTATTATTCTCGCATCTTGTTCTTTGTTCAGTTTTGCTGGCGAGCTTTCGCTTACACGAGCTTTATGCGCTTTACGCACTTTCAAATTCTCATTTACAACTTTCTTAGTAAACGAAAGCTTTTGTTGCTTTGTCATTTTGCTTTGCTCGCAACTGCTGTTGCACAAATTACTTATTCCTGCAATATAAGACAGAAAACAACACGATTAGAATTAAAAAATGAGTTGAATAGCTCGATTAAAACGAGCACGAATTTCTCATTTCAATTCTATTCGTGTCCCacagatggcgccaattgatcaatcctagattatccaattacggttaatcaaggattgagtgcaatgagggggtataatggatgtcgattatggttttgggaccttattgtcatatttcgttaagtgctaaacgatcaacaaccatgtcccggtcttcgtaaattaccttaaccaaataatgatttagtctcgggcaaagtcacgagagaaatcaatatggctagggtaacagttccagaatcaacaaccttaaatgagaggccaagctccctatttataggtccaggagttacgcggaagtaagactatgcgggcacttaggcattccgcacaaaTACTGCGAGAAGCCTTCGCACTCTTTAATGTTCTGCGCAATCCTACCGCATTCACACCGCGGTTCAGTTGTCTTGTGCTTTCACCTTCAAATGGCCTTTCGcactaaaaatatatacatatacataagtatgtatatgatcataatccttgtctattttacagtataaaaacaaaatgcacgttaggggtagacaaccgaatattttagaagacctaccagaggatatgattgaggaaatcttgtctagagtcggtcagagttcatcagcacatttagttatggcaaaattaacttgtcaaacatttgaaagactttccagaaatgccttagtttataaaaggctttcctttgatagcaagggtatatcacattggggagaccgtaagttacgtcgtgttttctttaaagcattaaatgcggggaacccaaatgcaattttacgctacgggttaagaacctattttgactcaacatatcccaacataggatttcgcgagttagaaagagcttctaacatgcaacataaagaagcatgttatacttacaggttagtgatgttcgcttcttaccaaagtgagaaaaagaatatcgggttacaacttttaattaaaacctttccacaagtgacggattcagtagttggggtgagaaacaaggtttttagattattacggggctgttggacattacgaaaccctcgtccttttgacgacattacaacatgctgcctagccaatggtcataacggttattttccacaagaccaaggatgggaagtcgtcttagtaaaaccggaatgcatgacttgtttctggacttatgaattacgtgtctttatttcctttgctgaacaacttgcgtattaactagatttatcttcaaaactgtcctgtatcaaagtgtaatatatttcatgttatatgtaatatagcgaagttgtaagtttgaagaatatttgtatgtgatatattattataatcagtttttcatatggaattgtagtagttgaattgtatattagctactaagtatgaacttaacgggtaggtagtacccgaatttaaacttataaaacgctaatatgaagaaaaagcttttataaatgagttcatattatgctacgaaatactattgactactcttaatattctgtatgattaactcgattcagttgactattttgaaggaaatgacaccgactactcgacaaaccatgaatatgagcgaagaggaatttcgtacttttcttgctgcaaacatgctgcagtacaggctgttctacataccaacaataactctgaatctagcaatgcagctaacggcgcaagaaatcgtgtaggatgcacctacaaagaattcactgcctgcaaacctttggaatttgatggaaccgaaggaccaattggattgaaacggtggaccgagaaggttgaatcggtgtttgcaataagtaagtgtactgaagaggacaaagttaagtacgctacgcataccttcacaggtactgcattaacgtggtggaacgcctatcttgaacaggtaggacaaaatgctgcttacgcactaccatggtcggcattcaagcaattgatgaacgagcagtaccgtcctagaaacgaagtcaataaactcaaggcagaacttagagagttacgaacacaagggttcgacgttaccacatatgaacgacgattcacagagttgtgcctattgtgtccgggagcattcgaagatgaagaagagaagatcgacgtgtttgtaaaagggttaccagtaaggattcaagaagatgtaagttcacacgagcccgcttctatacagaaggcaagtcgaatggctcataaactcataaatcagattgagggaagaattaaagagcaggcggccgaagaagccaacacgaaacaactcaagaggaagtgggaggaaaacggtgaaaagagtcaccagtacaacaacaacaacaattacaacaacaatcgcaacaactatcccaacaaccgcaacaacaatcgcaacaataaccgcaatcctaacaataactacaacaaacatcccaacaacaacaacaacaactactacaacaaccgtttcaacaacaataacaatcccaacaacaacctcaataacaacaacgacaacaaaaaccaaaaacagccatgtcatataggtgtgaagaaaatcatcaggggttttgcacgatattttgcaacaggtgtaaaagaaatggtcatagcgcgacaaagtgtgaggtctacggaccaaagtttaacagaactaaaggaacaaataatgtcggaacaagtaatgccgaaacaaatagtgccggagcaagtaataccaacgctgtttgttataaatgtggaaaaccgggccacattattagaaattgcctgaatcagggaatactaatgggcagggccgtggaagagttttcaatattaatgcagcagaagcacaggaagacccggagcttgttacgggtacgtttcttattgacgataaatctgcttatgttttatttgattcgggtgtggatagaagctatatgagtagagaattttgtgctaaattaagttgcccattgacgcctttggatagtaaatttttactcgaattagcaaacggtaaattaatttcagcagataatatatgtcgggacagagaaattaaactgggggatgaaacgtttaaaattgatttaataccagtcgagttaggaagttttgatgtaataattggcatggactggttgaaaaaggtgagagcagaggtcgtttgttacaaaaatgcgattcgcattatgcgtgaaaaaggaaaacctttaatggtgtacggagaaaagaacaacgcgaaattaaatcttattagtagtttgaaggcgcaaaaactaataagaaaaggttgttacgtcattctagcacacatcga
This genomic stretch from Rutidosis leptorrhynchoides isolate AG116_Rl617_1_P2 chromosome 11, CSIRO_AGI_Rlap_v1, whole genome shotgun sequence harbors:
- the LOC139875498 gene encoding uncharacterized protein encodes the protein MKQLLAALPTLIAPVDGEILYLYNSVANEAFGSVLIAERNKVQKLVYFVSKALAGSEINYAPIEKFIYALVLTSRRLCRYFQGHPIHVLTDLPVKNVLNKPAVSGRLAQWAIELGALEISYIPRTSVKEQVLADYLAEMTGELEVIHDRTQLTPPSHEIWDLYTDGASCIEGAGAGLVLTNSSGEEHTYALSFNFDVTNNEAEYEALLAGLNLACKMNITQLRAYVDSQLVANQFNGSFEAHELSMQKYLKLVKESAEKFEFFELSQVSRSQNKKADALSKLAALAFSHFQKQVWVEELPNKSIDGNLFVAVIEEVGPNWMDPIVNYL
- the LOC139875499 gene encoding uncharacterized protein; this encodes MTKQQKLSFTKKVVNENLKVRKAHKARVSESSPAKLNKEQDARIISTIHKKKGFKKRQVVEMFEKWQFAPITFPFEQSREMNDMPLVISCKIANTGIIIMKIHVDTGSSIDLIYEQCFRQLPECIKVELKPTAILTRQARLDFYVICAALRYNMLLGRSALRRLGIVPSTIPRMVKFTTCRGVATIYSMAMPSICAAISTKDAIVLHKIEDDNMVVINPKYVDQKIKIGTKLNAKIRKKIVQLLVAYMDVFAWSEQDMTGVPCNVAEHRLNANPALKPIVQKHRGMALDRMKWLSAEVAKLVNAGILREDNYPLPEIDLKVESLHDYPYKCFLDAAKGYHQIPMALEDEDKTAFHTGKGIYCYIKMPFGLKNAGATYQRLIDKAFEGQICRNLEAYVDDLVIKSKMQESILVDMQETFESLRKINMKLNPSKFSFGEREGKFLGYYVTEQGIQANPKKIAAIENMTAPKTVKEVQSLTGKIAALTRFLSKAAE